Below is a genomic region from Zea mays cultivar B73 chromosome 9, Zm-B73-REFERENCE-NAM-5.0, whole genome shotgun sequence.
AATGGCCTTTACTTATACAGCAAAGCTGCTGAAGAAACAAATGTTAGCATGCACAAGCACAACTACCAGAATTCCAGAAACCAAGCTAATGCCTCTGTCAAGCTACCTAATTGTGAAAACCTGTAGCTTTTCGGCACTTAAGCAACCAAGGTACCTCTCCCCAGTTGAACTTTCAGCATACCTTAGATCAAGGACCGGTTGCCTGTGGGGCTTGAGATCGGTGTACCGCTGAAACGAAGGCAGCCGCCAAGTCCGGACTCCGTACAACGATTCATCTCCATAGGCAAATAGATGCTGATTGTCTCTGCAGGGTATTATTGCAGACTTCGACATTCGCAACTCACTTACGCTACCACTGCAGATATGGTCCCTGGCAAAGGATGTGGCGGTGGTTCTCCTAAGGcctagtttgggtactctagtattgaaGTGGTTTGGAGGGATTGGAGAGTGTATAAATCCCCAATAGATCAAAAACTCTCATAATACATCACAATCCACTCCAATCCCTTTCATTACTAGATTACCCAAACTAGACCTAAGGAGTGTGTGGCATCCTAGTTTTCCTGAACCGGTGGGTGCCGGTGATTGTGGTGTAGACGCTTGAGATGTGGCGATAGCGTCTGGCAGCTCAACTCTCGGGCGATATGAAGCCACCAGGACATCACTTGATGGAGAGCTGCACGCAAGAGATATGCAGACCCCTTGGTTTTCCATCCCACTTACCAAACTCGGCCTGAAAAAAGAGCCCAAACTCATGGGAATGGGAACTACAAATAACCAAACCCTAAACTTAAAGACCACGAGAAGCACATCAATAGGAACTGCTGAATTGGGTACAGACTACAGCATACCTGTTTTCGCTGGCATCCCAAACGCAGGGTCCTATAGAAGAAGCAGAAAAAACCTTCCTGGAACCACTGCCATCTACAGCGCAGTGTATTGTATGAACTGGGTGTGTTGATAGACCCATGCTAGAATGCAAAGGTGCTGAAGTTTGACGGATATCAAAGACTAATAGCATGCCGTTCTGAAAATTTCAGACAAAAATAACTTCTATTGAACACTTCAAAGAGCGCCAAAAGCTTTAGAAGAATCACAAGGCATTCCAAAAAGTACACCTGTAACCCAGCATAAATATGACTTGAAGTAGTATAATCCCCTGAACAGGACCAACCAGGAGCCTGCAAGACATCACAATACAGAAGATTAGCAGGACAGCATAATCACTCTGACTGGTTCACTCGCTCCTACTTAAGCAACTGCTAGCTATTCAGCACCTTAAAATCAAATTAAGGAAAAACTATGCATGTCTCTGTAAATAACAAGTGCCCTGATTACCAAGCACTTGTTGATCTTCTTAAAATTAAAATACATAATGTAGTGAGTGTATAGTGATCGTTTTTCAGTATCCAAGAGTTAGAACTACTACATGAGAACAAATAGAAATGGAACAGGCCTATTCATACCTAGTTCTAGAAAAAGCAATGTTTACTTTTGGTAGCATGAAGAGCGTTAAAACAGTTGCAAGTTTTGTGAAATTGCAAGGTCAAAGAATTACCGGCAGATCATATTGAAGGACAACATTGTTGGTAGCCACACTGGGATATATGGGATATAAAACATACGAACAAAGGTCAGATATCGGAGTAAATGTAGCCAAGAAACCAGTGAAGAATAAAACTTGCACACTTTCTTTACAGACCTGAAAATAGACAACTTCCTGCCCAGTGATGCAAAAACAACATGGCCCCCAGGCAGTACACAGATATCCCTAATAGCTTTAGTACCAGGAGGAAGGTGGATTTTCTCCATTCCATGTCCATGAAACATGCTAACCTGTTGAAATTAAGAATTGATTTGCGAAAGGTGAATaatcaacaaaagtttgctgtaaAAATTGTTACTCACCTTAAGTCATTAAGCAAAAGCTTCTCTTAAGACTTGTACCTTTGTAAGTATGTGTTCAGCACTAACTCCATGTGCCCTTCCCGAAGTGAATATAATTTGACTGGATGCATCTATACCCATGACCCGAGCTCCATCGACCAAAAACTCATTCTACAAAACATGCTGCAATTGTGAGTCGGTGAATGATGAAGTTAACTCTACTGCTATAGTGATGCTGCTGTTCCACTAACTGTATGATTGAAGTTGGCATGATAAGAGGCACATGCTTCATAAGTAGTACTCCATCTGTTCAAAATCGGTACGCATCTTTTGCTACATGCCTAGATATGCATTATTTCTAGATACATAGTAAAAGCTATGTATCTAGAAAAAACAAAACAACCTAGAACTTGGAATGAAGAGAGTAGTAAACACTGAAGACTGAACAGCTATAGTAACATTAGGGTGCATAATCAAATGGGGCTAGAAAGAGGGAATCAGACAACACTGAAAACGGACCTGGAGAGCAAAACTTGACAGATTGCTGTGGTCAATGTCCTTTGTATGTGAGGCAATTAGCTCAGCCCCTAGTATTCCATCTGATGACTGCTCTGCCACTCTCTTCACAGTTGATTGTAAAAATGTTAACAATAAAGCATCTATTACAACGATCAATCGTTAAAATCAAGTGATACTAGTGCTTACCTGTCTCTTTTTGTttgattcatatattacattttgTTGCAACATAATCTGCCTCTGCAGGTGATATTAGGAAACATAAAGGACTGAACATGACCCTCTACTGAGCGTGTAAGGGTTTATGCACAGAAAGTATTGCTCAATTTAATTTGTAATAGAGTACATCAGGAGTCACCCATGTTTCCTCAGAGAAATTGGTCAATTCGGTTACTGAGACAATATTTCATCTGTGTGGTACCTTATGCTCTTTTATCTCCTCAAGTAATTTTGCTTGCTGCATGGAAACATAAAGAAAGCATCAGCTTTGGGAATAGGATATGCAAGTTGTATTAATTGCTCCTGGACGGAATGACCATAATGTTAAAGTAGGAACAAAGACTGTACGAAAGAGGGAGCTTACTTGCTTCTCAAGATATTCATTTCTCTCTCTCAAGGACAATACTTGCTGCACAAATCAAACATGCGTCACTAGATGACCACAGCTCACTAATACCACCAAGGAAAGTAAGTGACTAACATTTTCAAGATCATTATTGGGAACAACAATCTCTGGTACATAGAGGTTGATGATGTTGTTCTGTGTATATCTCTTGCCACATTGAGGACACTGAGTAAGTATAAACAATGAATCTGATCAATCAGAAGGATCCCCAAAACAACACTATTATTCTGAGCTCAATAGCCATCATACCGGTGCCTTTTTCTTGCCGTACTGCAGTAACCACATCTCTAAGCAATGTCTGCCGTAGACATGTCCACAAGGGATGCAACTAGACGTGGAATATCACACAGTTAGCAAATTAAGATCCTCCTCTCGCAATGGTATGAATATAAGCAGGTATACCAAAGGTGAATTTGTGCCTACTTTTGTGTGTGACTGGAATCAAAGGATTGAAAGCAAAGGTCTGGAACCAAACCCAATACTGACAAAAGGTCTGCACACGACACTCCTAGTTggatttgttttttttttcttgtcGGCCTATTTGTGCATACACTTCTGCGTGGACAGTAGCACATGATTTTTCTGTAGGAGTTAAAACATCAGCCGAAGAATGCATGTGCTACTCTTTTGTGTTAATGTAAATTATCAAGAAACTGAAACAGATCAGCAATATTGTAATCTGTAAGTGCAAACTGAAACAGACTTGTGCTGCAATTTTCAGACTATTCGTAATGGTCAGTTTAATTGTGATAAGTTCAATGAGGTTCACTATCACATAGATTCATCAACGCGTGGGGACTCGTCCGCGACGGCGGCATGAGGACTCGCATACGACGGCGGCAGGGAATGGTCTGCCGTCCCGCGATGGCGGCGTGGAGATAGCCCTGCGATCCCAACGTCTAGTACGCGCACCACGGCACCAGTAAACTCTAAATTTAGCTAGGATTTTATCCAGcctgttggagttgctctaatcTCCAGCGAATTAGCGCAGTTATATCCAGATCCAGAGGCTTATAAACGCATAGCAATTGTGCACTCCTAGAGATGAACTCCCACTACACCCAATTACAATGCTCATGGACCACAAGAGTCACCATCTAAAAACATAAATAGCGACTGGTTAGAAAACACAGTACGCTGATTTCGAAATTCGTGGTTTCAGCCAACCGGCATAGCCGCACAGGTACTAGATCAGCTGATCATTAGAAGTTGTGAACCACGCGAGACAACAAGTTGGTCCGCAAACCCACAAAATCACTGAAATATACAATTCCTCCTCACCTCACGCGATGCGCACCATCAGCGGTCCACACGACCATACAAATGGGGCAGCTGGGAAGGCATGGGTCCTCCGCCTCGGCTTCACTCTCCGCCGCCTTATACTTGCTGGCAGAGCCGCCCGGGCTCCTCGCACCGTCACCGGATCCCTCgctcccctcctcctcctcatcgcTCCCTTCCTCACTCGAGCCGGACGAGCTCACTTGTACAGCCGTGGGAGCAGCCACCTCTGGGGCCGGCCGCGGCCGCCTGCCCCGGGAGCCCGACCGTGACGGCATTGGGGTGGCCGTCTGGCCGAGCTTCGCCGCGACCGGATTGGACTATTGGAGAGCGGCAGAATGAACTGGATTGGGAAAAGAAATTTCAGCGAGTGATGGCGCCGGTCGGTGAGCGAGCAACAAAAAGGTTGGCGCGCACGAGTCGGAAGATTTCATGGGCTTTCGTTTATGGGCTCTGCAAAATAACGAGCGCTCGCCCACTTCCAGCGCTCGAGCGACAGGGTGACTGGGTGAGGCACGTTTCGGTTAGTCCCACCTCGCCGCCTGAAGATGGGTGCGACGCGTGAGGAGGCTACATAAGCAGTGCCCCTGCCTACTTTGCAACATACTTACCTGGACGGGGTCGACTGGCTATCAAGAAGGCCCGTGGCCTAGATCAATGGCCCACATTGCACTTGGTGGATGCGTTGGCTTACCATCTCCCCAAGTGGGAGAGTGGACGTCATAATTTGTGGTAGATGGGGTACGCGACGCAGTTCAGGTCTCGGTTTGCTGCTTCTTGATCAGTTCAGATCTCGGTTTGCTGCTTCTTGATCCAGATCAGGGTTTCTGATCCATATAGTCTGTACTTTGTTACAAAAATCATGTAATTTTAAAACTTTTTCCCATATCTGGGTTCCTGATTTATGAAGTCTACAGTTCCGGCGCCTGGCCCCTGCCAATTCTGATTTGGGTTCTTTTGGGCCAGATCTGGGTTCTGAACCATGTAGACTTTGTTTCATGAGCCGTTCATGAGCCGTTTATGCGCTGCAGTCTCATCCACGTCTGCAAGAAATGATGAACAGACCGTCGGAAAAAAAAGTCAAGcaaaaaaaatagaaaaatagGGAGGCTGATGGCTGTGGAAAACTGTTGGAGCACCGTAATTCTGCAGCTGATTATTaaataaatatagtctaattataaagcTAATTACGTAAAATTATTAAACCTAATTAGTTCTGTTTATTTAATGATTATAATAGATATTCAAATATTTGATGTGAtacgaactaaactttagtcaaagAAATTAGGCACGCCTCTAAAAGTAGAATTTTAGGGGTGTTTGACATTACTTTGGTTCTAGCTTAAACTGTGGTgtataatataaatttaaatgatttaaaaatatttttaatctgaataaaaaataaaataaattatCTAAATGTCTTCTAAAAGTTTGCAACTTCAACTTACATGATTTTTTTAAAAGTTTCTAATGACCCGCTTCATCTAAATGTCTACTTTGGGTTACATGAAGTCCAAGTAGTCCCAAATAGGACCTTAGATCCACGGTTTGCCGACTCAATATGTCCACAATAGAGCTCTTGACACTTGTCTCACAAAAAATGGAAACCTACACTTGTCTCACTAAAAGTGGAATCTTAGATCCACGCCGAAAACATGTGATTCAAAAAAGTTGAAGCGCTCGTAAATGTGGCCTTAATGTACTCCGTCCTAAATAACTTACAATCCTTCTAACTTTATTGGAGAATGGAGAGTCCCTTCCAATCAACAATAATCTCCAATAGTCACTCAACAATACTATAAATTCTAGATGACGACAATCACTAATCGAAACAAGAGAATAACCAGTCAAAGATCGCTCGACTAGTGCCACAAGTTGTAAAAAAATGAAATGCATTAGAAACTTTTAACCTTGACCAAATGATGATCTGAATTATGCAAGTAAGTAGAGTTTATTTCTTTTCCCTAAACATGTGTGCACAAGTGTATGGAGTGCCAAAAATATAACCACAACTGACCACAAGGTCTATTTATAATTTCCAAAAAATCTATCTCTTACCATTTTGGTGAGAGCTGGTTGGTTGTAGAGGCACTAGTGTCTCCATCGGGTAGTTTCCAACTACACAAAATCTATCGTGTTGCTTGTCATGCTCACGCCGAATATGGCGCCATATATAGCAACTGCTTGTTAGAGCTAAGTATCAATTTATATGTTTTTTGAGTTTGCTGGCTTGTGTATTAAGGACACTCTCTTCTCTCCGTAAACGTGCTAACTTAAATGTGGTTGTTAAACATGTAACATGTTAGAGCATAGTTAGTATTTTTAATGTGTTCTCTAAAAATAATTTTGTTTGTTCTATGAGTGTATCAGTAAGTTTAAATGCATACGCACATGATTTCAATATCTAGTGACACTAGATAAACAAATTGTCTGATTAAGCTTCCTTCTTAGTAGTACGTATATTTATCTTAAATCCAATCATGCAATCTATTACGCCTTGACCGGCAAAATACAAATGTCCTAGATATATCTTTACCTTGAGCCATTTATTTTGTCTTTCTCTTTCCTTTTTCCAAGTTGAGCATTTAATTATCAATTGATATTATACACAACACTAGACTAAAGGTTGGCCCACTAATTATCTCGATTATAAAGAACCAGAACTTTAAATCTTCCAACGCAAGGCTTCCACCTAATCGATAAGAAATAAATTTGGATGAAATTCAAAGAAGGCTTTATTATCAATGGCTAACTTGTGAACAAATATGATGCTTTTGTGCACGCTAGGGACATGAAGGATATTTTTAATAAATCTGTAATTTGGTGTATGTAAAGTTGTATTACCACAATCGTTGATACCACTATAACGACAATCGTTGTTATAGTGGTATCAACAACTTCAGTGCTCGTCAGGACTACAGTTCCTTACTTCCTTAGACTAGCATAGGAGAGGCATTAGCATCATTAGTCATTCTGTCCAAACCCCCATAACTAGCCACTACCCATCCGACCAATTAGTTTTAGACTACAATATAATCTCCATTGTTAGAGCTTACTATAGAAACAAAGCACTCTTCAAACTCAAGCGAGGAGGCCCTCCGTAGTGAGTTCGAGATTTAATCGCACACCTCATCACCTGACACGACTGCGTCAACCCCTCCTCAGACCCCTTAGGTTTTGTGGATTTTGGTGCTCGGCACCAAAGTGGGAGAGGGGATAGGGTATATACGCTAGGGGATAGAGAGACGAGGAGGAATTGTTGCCTTTTTATCTGTGACCCCTCATgacacttgagagcacctagaggggggggctgaataggtgatcctataaaaacttgaaacttaaagccacaaacttgattaagtgttagcacaatgaaatcaagtggctaagaagagctcttgtgaaccacaattgacacagtgagaacaagcacaagagacacagagatttatctcgtggttcggccaagtacaacacttgcctagtccacgttgtggcgtcccaatggacgagagttgcactcaactcctttcaagtgatccaatgatcaacttgaataccacggtgttctttttcctttcttctttcccgtttgtgaggaatctccacaacttggagcctctcgcccttacaatgagatgatcacaaagaagcacaaatgtaagagtgggaagagcaacacacacaagcctcaaagcacgagcacaaacacgcacacaagtcacaacttgagctctaagatcgcacacggagttctcaactcaagaggagctcaaattgctatcacaacaaatcaaatgcgctagagagatgtcttggtgctaagagatgatcaaagaatgcttggtgttcttcttcatgcgcctaggggtcccttttatagccccaaggcagctaggagccgttgagagcaatccaggaaggcaattcttgccttctgtcgactggtgcaccggacagtccggtgcaccaccggatactgtccggtgcagattgctttcctattctggcgcagccgaccgttgaagatccagagccgttggtgcaccgaacactgtccggtgcacaccggacagtccggtgcccccttctgaccgttggctcggccacgcgtcacgcgcggattgcgcggccgaccgttggctcaccggatagtccggtgcaccaccggacagtccgatgatttttagccgtacgccgccgacgaaacccgagagcagccttttcgccagagccagcctggcacaccagacactgtccggtgcaccaccggacagtccggtgcactcagactgaacagagtcttggctgctcgagccaagtcttttccatttgtcttttctctgattctagcacttagacaaatatgttagtacacaaaaaccaatgtactaagtctagaatcatacctttgtattgatttgcactttgtccaccatttggcacagtttaacacttaaaccatttgtgttggcacttagtcaccaaaatccttagaaatggcccaagggcacatttccctttcaatctccccctttttggtgatttataccaacacaacaaaaaaacaacatatagaagtgcaacatcaatgcaaatgagaacaacaatttgttttgattcaaatttggcatatttggatcattctttgccaccacttggtttgtttttgcaaagcaaactcaatttcctatctctaagtcaaattcccttgttgaggcatagagaaaggtattccaagagaaattgatcaaagatttaaaactccccctttttcccataaacaAAACATTCACTCcataagagaccaacttttgacaagaagagacattaagaggattttgacaaaacaaaaactctaactttactattttcaaaattctcaagtggtagctgaaagggaaatgtgcccttgggccatttctaagtattttggtggttaagtgccaacgcaagtacttttgtgttgatctatgcaatggggtggacaaagtgcaaatcacgtcaaaaggtatgtttctcagacttagtacattgttttagagactaatgtattgtgtctaagtgctggaaacaggaaaagaacaattgaaaatgtcttggctcgagcagtcaagactttgctcagtctgggtgcaccggacagtgtccggtgcgccaggctggcttgagcgaactggccgctctcgggaattcaccggcgacgtacgactataattcaccagactgtccggtgagccaacggtcggccgggcgaacggttggccgcgcgatctgcgcggaacACGTggttgagccaacggctagaagggggcaccggactatccggtgggcaccggacatgtccggtgcgccaatagcTCACTGGCTTcaccgtagaaggaaagaaatcgggcaccggacactgtccggtgtgcaccggactgtccggtgtgcaccggactgtccggtgcgccagacgacagaaggcaagatttgccttccaggaatgctctcaacggctcctaactgccttggggctataaaagggatccctaggcgcatggaggagaaaactaaGCATCCTCtaggcattcctaagcactaagacatcgattccacgcctttgattctttgcgatagcaattagagctctagttgagttgagaactcattgagttgtgttgtgagctcttgttgcgacttgtgtgcgtggtgttgctgtgatttcttgtcttgagtgtgttgcttatccctctcttactccgtgcttctttgtaaacatcaaaagtgtaagggcgagaggctccaagttgtggagattcctcgcgaacggaataagaaaagaaaagcaaaacaccgtggtattcaagttgatcattggatcacttgagaggagttgagtgcaactctcgtccattgggacgccacaacgtggagtaggcaagttttgtacttggccgaaccacgggataaatcactgtgtcatctctgtgttgatctctttgtgattatcgtgttgtgcaagttctccttctagccacttggcaattattgtgctaacgcttaaccaagtttttgtggcttaagttttcaagtttcccaggatcacctattcaccccccctctaggtgctctcaattggtatcagagttgttctcttcacgaagggactaatcgcccgaagagatggatcctaaagggaagggaatcgtgatcaacgataaggagaaggagtccttcatcaacgagccgaatgatgacaagcctaccgactcgggctcgggccacagacgcaaagatgggaagaagaagaagaagacgagacgcatcaaggagatcgtctactacgacgacagcgatgagtccacttcttcccaaaaggacaacgacgacaacgactacgacaaacgaaagacggttaactcaaacttttctttcgattattcgcgtatcccgcatagctcaaatgcacatttgctttccatccctcttggcaaacctccacactttgatggggatgactacggattttggagtcacaaaatgtgtagtcacttgttctctctccatccaagcatatgggagattgttgagaatggaatgaaatttgatagcttgtataatcctatatttattaatgaacagattcataaaaatgcacaagctactactgtgttgttagcctctttgtgcagggacgagtaccataaggtgagcggcttggacaatgccaagcagatctgggacaccctcaagatttctcatgaggggaacgacatcaccttactcaccaagatggagttggtggagggcgagcttggaagattcgcgatgataaggggaggagccaacccaaacatacaaccggctcaagacccttatcaacaaaataaggagctacggaagcacgcgatggacggaccacgacgtcgtccgcctaatgctaaggtcctttactgtagttgatccacatttggtgaacaatattcgtgaaaatcctaggtacaccaagatgtcgcccgaagaag
It encodes:
- the LOC103639105 gene encoding uncharacterized protein isoform X2, producing MPSRSGSRGRRPRPAPEVAAPTAVQVSSSGSSEEGSDEEEEGSEGSGDGARSPGGSASKYKAAESEAEAEDPCLPSCPICMVVWTADGAHRVSCIPCGHVYGRHCLEMWLLQYGKKKAPCPQCGKRYTQNNIINLYVPEIVVPNNDLENQVLSLRERNEYLEKQQAKLLEEIKEHKNEFLVDGARVMGIDASSQIIFTSGRAHGVSAEHILTKVSMFHGHGMEKIHLPPGTKAIRDICVLPGGHVVFASLGRKLSIFSVATNNVVLQYDLPAPGWSCSGDYTTSSHIYAGLQNGMLLVFDIRQTSAPLHSSMGLSTHPVHTIHCAVDGSGSRKVFSASSIGPCVWDASENRPSLVSGMENQGVCISLACSSPSSDVLVASYRPRVELPDAIATSQASTPQSPAPTGSGKLGCHTLLRRTTATSFARDHICSGSVSELRMSKSAIIPCRDNQHLFAYGDESLYGVRTWRLPSFQRYTDLKPHRQPVLDLRYAESSTGERYLGCLSAEKLQVFTIR
- the LOC103639105 gene encoding uncharacterized protein LOC103639105, whose translation is MPSRSGSRGRRPRPAPEVAAPTAVQVSSSGSSEEGSDEEEEGSEGSGDGARSPGGSASKYKAAESEAEAEDPCLPSCPICMVVWTADGAHRVSCIPCGHVYGRHCLEMWLLQYGKKKAPCPQCGKRYTQNNIINLYVPEIVVPNNDLENQVLSLRERNEYLEKQQAKLLEEIKEHKRQIMLQQNVIYESNKKRQRVAEQSSDGILGAELIASHTKDIDHSNLSSFALQNEFLVDGARVMGIDASSQIIFTSGRAHGVSAEHILTKVSMFHGHGMEKIHLPPGTKAIRDICVLPGGHVVFASLGRKLSIFSVATNNVVLQYDLPAPGWSCSGDYTTSSHIYAGLQNGMLLVFDIRQTSAPLHSSMGLSTHPVHTIHCAVDGSGSRKVFSASSIGPCVWDASENRPSLVSGMENQGVCISLACSSPSSDVLVASYRPRVELPDAIATSQASTPQSPAPTGSGKLGCHTLLRRTTATSFARDHICSGSVSELRMSKSAIIPCRDNQHLFAYGDESLYGVRTWRLPSFQRYTDLKPHRQPVLDLRYAESSTGERYLGCLSAEKLQVFTIR
- the LOC103639105 gene encoding uncharacterized protein isoform X3 — its product is MPSRSGSRGRRPRPAPEVAAPTAVQVSSSGSSEEGSDEEEEGSEGSGDGARSPGGSASKYKAAESEAEAEDPCLPSCPICMVVWTADGAHRVSCIPCGHVYGRHCLEMWLLQYGKKKAPCPQCGKRYTQNNIINLYVPEIVVPNNDLENQVLSLRERNEYLEKQQAKLLEEIKEHKRQIMLQQNVIYESNKKRQRVAEQSSDGILGAELIASHTKDIDHSNLSSFALQNEFLVDGARVMGIDASSQIIFTSGRAHGVSAEHILTKVSMFHGHGMEKIHLPPGTKAIRDICVLPGGHVVFASLGRKLSIFSVATNNVVLQYDLPAPGWSCSGDYTTSSHIYAGLQNGMLLVFDIRQTSAPLHSSMGLSTHPVHTIHCAVDGSGSRKVFSASSIGPCVWDASENRPSLVSGMENQGVCISLACSSPSSDVLVASYRPRVELPDAIATSQASTPQSPAPTGSGKLGCHTLLRSSLGNLVMKGIGVDCDVL
- the LOC100278403 gene encoding uncharacterized protein LOC100278403, with translation MRWLTISPSGRVDVIICGRWGTRRSSGLGLLLLDQFRSRFAAS